GGCGCAGAAGAAATGGGTGCGGCGGATCGCCGGTCGGCGCTACCTCCGCTCGGACGTCTACTGGAAGATCGTCGCCTTCGAACGGCGCACGCACATCAACGCGCGCATCGAGCGAATGCGCGGGCGACCGCCGCGTGAGGACGTCGTCCAGGACATCGAGGTCCCGATCGGTCGCGCGGAGGAGTTCTGCGACTTCTTCCTGCGTGAGGTGCCGATCACGCCGTTCTGGATCTGCCCGCTCAAGCAGCGCGATCCGAACGCCGACTGGCCGCTGTACCGCTTCACCGACTCGCTCTACGTGAACTTCGGGTTCTGGTCGACGGTCGCCCTCGAGCCGGGACAGTCCGACGGCCACAACAACCGGCGGATCGAGCAGGTCGTCGACTCCCTCGGCGGCCGCAAGTCGCTCTACTCGACGGCCTTCTACTCCGAGGACGAGTTCTGGCGGCTCTACAACGGGCCGGCGTACGACGTGGTGAAGAAGACTTACGATCCGGACGCACGGTTGCTGGACCTGTACGCCAAGTGCGTGCGGAATCGCTGAGGAGGACGGCATGGGTCGGCCAGGTAGTCACGGGCCGGGGGTCGCGGAGGTGTTCGCCCGCGTGCTCACTCCGCGCGTCCCGGTGCGGGTGACGGCGTTCGACGGCAGTGAGGGCGGCGCGATCGACGCCGACGTCACCGTCGAGATCGCGTCGCCGACCGCGCTGAGCTACCTGCTCAGCTCCCCGGGAGAACTGGGCCTGGCCCGCGCGTACATCACCGGCCACCTCAAGGTGCACGGCGACCTGTACTCCGCCCTCTACGGCCTCGGCGCCGGGGGCGGCGGCGAGAAGCTCTCGACGCACGACCGGATCGAGATGCTGCGCGACTTCGGCATCCGGCACCTGCGTCCGGTCGAGCCGCCGCCGGAGGAGATCCGCTACAAGGGTGGCGTGCTGCGGCACACCCGCCTGCGGGACAGCCGCGCGATCTCGCACCACTACGACGTCTCCAACCGCTTCTACGAGTGGGTCCTCGGGCCCTCGATGTCCTACACCTGCGCCGCCTTCCCGAAGGCGGACTCCTCGCTCGAGGAGGCGCAGTGGAACAAGCACGACCTCGTCGCCCGCAAGCTCGGGCTGACGGAGGGCATGCGTCTGCTCGACGTCGGCTGCGGGTGGGGCGGCATGGTGCGTCACGCCGCCAAGGAGTACGGCGTCCAGGCCCTCGGCGTCACGCTGTCGAAGCAACAGGCCGAGTGGGCGCAGAACCGGATCAAGGAGGAGGGCCTCGAGCACCTCTGCGAGGTCCGGCACATGGACTACCGCGACGTCCCCGAGGACGGCTTCGACGCGGTGTCCTCCATCGGCCTGACCGAGCACATCGGCGCCAAGCAGCTGCCGGCGTACTTCTCGTTCCTGCGCGGGAAGCTCCGGCCGTACGGACGGATGCTCAACCACTGCATCACCCGCCCCTCGACCGCGCAGCCCGCGAAGGCCGGCAAGTTCATCGACCGCTACGTCTTCCCGGACGGCGAGCTCGAGGGCGTCGGCGACATCGTCTCCGCGATGCAGAACAACGGGCTCGAGGTCCGGCACGAGGAGAACCTCCGCGAGCACTACGCCATGACCCTCAAGGGCTGGTGCGACAACCTCGTCGCCAACTGGGACGACGCCGTCGCCGAGGTCGGCGCGAACCGCGCCCGCGTCTGGCTGCTCTACATGGCGGCCTGCCGCGTCGCGTTCGACTG
This window of the Sporichthya brevicatena genome carries:
- a CDS encoding class I SAM-dependent methyltransferase — encoded protein: MGRPGSHGPGVAEVFARVLTPRVPVRVTAFDGSEGGAIDADVTVEIASPTALSYLLSSPGELGLARAYITGHLKVHGDLYSALYGLGAGGGGEKLSTHDRIEMLRDFGIRHLRPVEPPPEEIRYKGGVLRHTRLRDSRAISHHYDVSNRFYEWVLGPSMSYTCAAFPKADSSLEEAQWNKHDLVARKLGLTEGMRLLDVGCGWGGMVRHAAKEYGVQALGVTLSKQQAEWAQNRIKEEGLEHLCEVRHMDYRDVPEDGFDAVSSIGLTEHIGAKQLPAYFSFLRGKLRPYGRMLNHCITRPSTAQPAKAGKFIDRYVFPDGELEGVGDIVSAMQNNGLEVRHEENLREHYAMTLKGWCDNLVANWDDAVAEVGANRARVWLLYMAACRVAFDCRFIELHQVLGVRCDDVGTARMPLRPDWTN